One Rosa chinensis cultivar Old Blush chromosome 3, RchiOBHm-V2, whole genome shotgun sequence DNA window includes the following coding sequences:
- the LOC112191816 gene encoding disease resistance-like protein DSC1 translates to MAAASSCSDIIPREKYDVFLSFRGEDTRNTFTSHLYEALCRNKIHTYKDDEELERGDEISPALLKAISESKLSVIIFSKNYASSTWCLDELVHILECRDKQFVIPIFYGVDPSHVRRKLGSYADAFVKHEKRFEDNLDKVLRWRHALTTAANISGFDSQTIRVESELVKTVVDDILEKLNRESSSCLEGKVGIKKKIQQVESLLCLHSLDVQTLGIWGMGGIGKTTIAEVVFGRLSSQFEACCFSANVSELEAKHGLNDLRNQILCELLQKENLRVATSYIISNSERERIRRTKALIVLDGVSAFRQIQFLVGGDNMFGPGSRILVTTRNKRTFGNLVNDDKIYEVKELDVNEALELFYLRANISFPGDYTTFAKQVVDYAGGNPLALTILGSVFSYCRSKEDWESELDKVKKFPSQDIQNVLRLSYDGLEENEKDIFLDIACYYKGEDIDYAKRMLDASGFCANAGIRLLIDMSLISVDKYFRLKMHDLIQEMGHKIVRDQGVKNLGKRSRLWIATDVCCILQNNRGTGAIECLVMSLDHISDLDIKPSAFKQMHNLRLLKLQFRRYWDSMSCINKVHLPRGLECLPQALRIMQWDGYPLNSLPSKFCAEKLVELRMCYSRLQRLWNKGLKINLGSLKHIDLSFSEHLADVSALIESPNLERINLEGCTSLVQLPSLQHLAKLTLLDLYRCFNLKILPAMPGNLETIYLDSTAIEELPSSICCLEKLYELGLTKCEELKILPSRTCRLNSLRCLNLEGCLSLEYLPVELPSGLTDLDLSNCKSLGSLPVKLPSGLKELNLSDCESLGSLPVELPFVLEKLHLSNCKSLGSLPKLPWLLNELKADGCMSLERTAPVQGWDKYVNHFKEFWTDRVEQHIFINCLKLDQSARSNIMADAQLRVLRIARLDVPGDIIIVCPGNKIPKWLRYQSEGCSINIKLPHWHREGFMGYALCIVVAFNNYTPPDIGISFFSCETHHKTNNCQEVSWPGFHIRLPDILNSDHVFVWYFRPEYVVLESAINHEDWVKASEASFDFMLYQYTYQEKQFLPEQNPFDLSTVRVKRCGVSLLYAQDHENLFGGIDEDVVMEPKQVVEKEDVIIKTKETRRPV, encoded by the exons atGGCTGCTGCTTCTTCTTGCTCTGATATCATCCCTCGGGAGAAGTATGATGTATTTCTTAGTTTCAGAGGCGAGGACACCCGGAATACTTTTACCAGCCATCTTTATGAGGCTTTATGTCGGAACAAAATCCATACTTACAAAGATGATGAGGAACTGGAGAGAGGAGATGAAATCTCACCTGCCCTTCTCAAAGCAATCAGCGAATCGAAGCTCTCAGTTATCATTTTCTCCAAAAACTATGCTTCTTCTACATGGTGTTTGGATGAACTTGTGCACATACTCGAATGCAGAGATAAACAGTTTGTTATACCCATCTTCTACGGCGTAGATCCATCACATGTACGCAGAAAATTGGGGAGTTACGCAGATGCATTTGTTAAACACGAGAAACGTTTCGAGGACAATCTGGACAAGGTGCTCAGGTGGAGACATGCTTTGACAACAGCAGCCAATATATCTGGGTTCGATTCTCAAACTATTAG GGTCGAGTCTGAATTAGTTAAGACTGTGGTCGATGACATTTTGGAAAAATTGAACCGCGAATCGTCAAGTTGTTTAGAAGGCAAGGTTGGAATCAAAAAAAAGATTCAACAAGTTGAATCGTTATTATGCCTTCACTCACTGGATGTCCAGACTCTAGGCATTTGGGGTATGGGTGGTATCGGTAAGACCACCATTGCTGAGGTTGTATTTGGTCGTCTCTCTTCTCAATTCGAAGCTTGCTGCTTTAGTGCAAATGTTAGCGAATTAGAAGCGAAACATGGACTAAATGATTTGCGAAATCAGATTCTTTGTGAACTACTGCAGAAAGAAAATCTACGTGTGGCCACTTCATATATTATATCAAATTCTGAACGAGAGAGGATTCGCCGTACAAAGGCCCTCATTGTTCTTGATGGTGTGAGTGCTTTCCGCCAAATACAATTTTTAGTTGGAGGTGACAATATGTTTGGCCCTGGAAGTAGAATCCTTGTAACAACCAGAAATAAACGCACATTTGGGAACCTTGTTAATGATGATAAGATATATGAGGTTAAGGAATTAGACGTTAATGAAGCTCTTGAGCTCTTTTATTTGAGAGCTAATATCTCTTTCCCAGGTGATTATACGACTTTTGCAAAACAGGTGGTAGATTATGCTGGGGGCAATCCATTGGCTCTCACAATATTGGGCTCTGTATTCTCTTATTGCAGGAGCAAAGAAGACTGGGAAAGTGAATTAGATAAAGTGAAAAAATTTCCCAGCCAAGATATCCAGAATGTGTTGAGGTTAAGTTATGATGGATTAGAAGAAAATGAGAAGGATATATTTCTCGATATCGCATGTTACTATAAAGGAGAGGATATAGATTATGCAAAAAGAATGTTAGATGCCTCTGGTTTCTGTGCGAATGCAGGGATAAGACTTCTCATTGATATGTCTCTCATATCCGTGGATAAATATTTTAGACTTAAGATGCATGATTTGATACAAGAAATGGGTCATAAAATTGTTCGTGATCAAGGTGTTAAGAATCTCGGGAAACGTAGTAGATTGTGGATTGCTACTGATGTCTGTTGCATATTGCAAAATAATAGG GGAACTGGAGCAATTGAATGCTTAGTCATGAGCCTGGACCACATTTCAGATCTTGACATAAAACCTTCAGCCTTCAAACAGATGCATAATCTAAGATTACTTAAGTTACAGTTTAGGCGGTACTGGGACTCAATGTCATGCATCAACAAAGTTCACCTTCCTCGAGGTCTCGAGTGTCTTCCTCAAGCCCTTAGAATTATGCAGTGGGATGGCTACCCTTTGAATTCTCTGCCATCAAAGTTTTGTGCAGAAAAGCTTGTTGAGCTTCGTATGTGTTACAGCCGACTTCAGCGACTTTGGAATAAAGGCCTGAAG ATCAATCTTGGGAGCTTAAAACATATCGATCTTAGTTTCTCCGAGCACCTGGCTGATGTTTCAGCTCTGATTGAGAGCCCAAATCTCGAGAGAATTAATCTTGAAGGTTGTACAAGTTTGGTTCAACTTCCTTCTTTACAGCATCTTGCCAAGCTTACTCTTCTCGATCTGTACCGCTGCTTCAATCTCAAAATTCTCCCAGCGATGCCAGGCAATCTGGAAACCATATACTTGGATAGTACTGCAATAGAAGAATTGCCTTCATCAATTTGTTGTCTCGAGAAGCTTTATGAATTGGGTCTTACAAAATGTGAAGAGCTTAAGATTCTTCCAAGCAGAACTTGTAGGCTGAATTCTCTCCGATGTCTTAATCTAGAAGGCTGCCTCTCTCTTGAGTATTTGCCTGTCGAGCTACCTTCTGGACTGACGGATCTGGACTTGAGCAATTGCAAGAGTCTTGGGTCTTTGCCTGTCAAGCTACCTTCTGGGCTGAAGGAACTGAACTTGAGCGATTGTGAGAGTCTTGGGTCTTTGCCCGTCGAGCTCCCTTTTGTGCTGGAGaaactgcatttgagcaattgCAAGAGTCTTGGGTCTTTACCGAAGCTGCCATGGCTTCTAAACGAGTTAAAAGCAGATGGCTGCATGTCACTAGAGAGGACTGCCCCGGTACAAGGTTGGGATAAATATGTCAACCATTTTAAAGAATTCTGGACTGACCGTGTCGAGCagcatatatttataaattgcCTGAAATTGGATCAGAGTGCAAGAAGCAACATAATGGCTGATGCACAGCTTCGAGTCCTGCGAATTGCAAGGTTAGATGTCCCAGGCGATATTATAATTGTTTGTCCGGGAAATAAAATTCCAAAGTGGTTGAGGTATCAAAGTGAGGGGTGTTCAATAAATATCAAGCTTCCTCATTGGCATCGTGAAGGCTTCATGGGTTACGCTCTATGCATTGTGGTTGCATTCAACAACTATACCCCACCCGATATTGGGATTTCCTTCTTTAGTTGTGAAACCCATCACAAAACTAATAATTGTCAAGAAGTTAGTTGGCCAGGGTTCCATATACGCCTACCAGATATTCTCAATTCAGATCATGTGTTCGTGTGGTATTTCCGCCCTGAATATGTTGTATTAGAAAGTGCAATCAATCACGAGGATTGGGTAAAAGCATCCGAGGCCTCTTTTGACTTCATGTTGTACCAATATACTTATCAGGAAAAACAGTTCTTACCAGAGCAAAATCCTTTTGACCTGTCCACTGTGAGGGTGAAAAGGTGTGGAGTCTCCTTGCTGTATGCTCAAGATCATGAAAACTTATTTGGAGGCATTGATGAAGATGTAGTTATGGAACCAAAGCAAGTAGTTGAAAAAGAAGATGTCATCATCAAAACTAAAGAGACGAGGCGACCAGTTTGA
- the LOC112194438 gene encoding disease resistance protein TAO1-like codes for MPGNLESLSLHCTAIEELPSSTWCLKKLHVLDLVECKELKNLPSSTCRLNSLRLLHLKDYLSLECLPVELPSGLEHLELSSCESLGSLPVELPSGLNLRSLPVQLPSGLKYLSLSNCKSLGSLPVELPSGLKYLILRNCKSLGSLPVKLPSGLNELNLSNCESLRSLPVELPSVLEKLHLSNCKSLGSLQKLPWLLNDLQADGCMSLEKTAPKPQTLPEKNPCDLPTVRVKRCGVSLLFAQDLENLVGGIDEDVVMEPKQVVEKEDIIINTKRQRDQFEPGGSGTATSSLKKITANYLPTVVKGKSTSSEIASE; via the exons ATGCCAGGCAATCTGGAAAGCTTATCCTTGCATTGCACTGCAATAGAAGAATTGCCTTCATCAACTTGGTGTCTCAAGAAGCTTCATGTATTAGATCTTGTAGAATGTAAAGAGCTTAAGAATCTTCCAAGCAGCACTTGTAGGCTGAATTCGCTTCGACTTCTTCATCTAAAGGACTACCTGTCTCTTGAGTGTTTGCCTGTCGAGCTCCCTTCTGGGCTGGAACACCTTGAATTGAGCAGTTGCGAGAGTCTTGGGTCTTTGCCAGTCGAGCTCCCTTCTGGGCTAAA TCTTAGGTCTTTGCCTGTCCAGCTCCCTTCTGGGCTAAAGTACCTGAGCTTGAGCAATTGCAAGAGTCTTGGGTCTTTGCCTGTCGAGCTCCCTTCTGGGCTAAAGTACCTGATCTTGAGGAATTGCAAGAGTCTTGGGTCTTTGCCTGTCAAGCTACCTTCTGGGCTGAATGAACTGAACTTGAGCAATTGTGAGAGTCTTAGGTCTTTGCCAGTCGAGCTCCCTTCTGTGCTGGAGaaactgcatttgagcaattgCAAGAGTCTTGGGTCTTTACAGAAGCTGCCATGGCTTCTAAACGATTTACAAGCAGATGGCTGCATGTCACTAGAGAAGACTGCCCCG AAACCCCAGACCTTACCAGAAAAAAATCCTTGTGACCTACCCACTGTAAGGGTGAAAAGGTGTGGAGTCTCCTTGCTGTTTGCTCAAGATCTTGAAAACTTAGTTGGAGGCATTGATGAAGATGTAGTTATGGAACCAAAACAAGTAGTTGAAAAAGAAGATATCATCATCAACACTAAGAGACAACGCGACCAGTTTGAACCCGGTGGAAGCGGAACTGCAACTTCTTCTTTGAAGAAGATCACAGCGAACTACCTCCCCACAGTAGTAAAAGGAAAATCAACATCTTCTGAAATAGCTAGTGAGTGA